In Pseudomonadota bacterium, the DNA window ATAAGAAGACAGGACATCTGTTACAGGGGAGATATAAAGCCATCCTCATTGAGAGAGACAGTTATCTCCTTGAACTTTGCAGATATATTGTCCTGAATCCTGTAAGGGCACACATGAGAGAGAAACCTGAAGATTGGAAGTGGAGCAGTTATCTATCTACCATAGGTATCACAGGGGTGCCTGAGTATATTATAACAGATTAAAACTTATAATTCAAGACCTGACCCCATAGGTCCGTTCGCTTCTCTGTTGTAGTACAACTGAAAATTGCAAGAAGGGGAGTATTGTTGTTAAAAATGTAGTCCTGTCATGATATAATTTCCCATCTGCCTTGTTAAAGAATAATGAATGATGGGGGGCTGTATGAACATACATGTAGAAAGATATGGACAGGGAGAAAAAATTATATTTATTCATGGTTCTGGCTGGAATACACGTATGTGGTACAATCAGAGGGACTATTTGAAATCATCGATGGAGGTAATACTTGTCGACTTACCGGGGCATGGAAAGTCTCCTGGCGATGGCTGTGATTCTGTAGAAGAATACAAAGAGGCGGTATACGGGGTAATCAGGAGGCTCAATACGGGAAGATGTTATGTTGCCGGCCACTCACTGGGTGGTGCCATCACCATGTCCTTAGCGCTTTCTTATCCCGATGCTATCAAGGGAGTCGTCCTTATAGGGACGGGCGCAAAACTCAGGGTGCTCCCTCAAATTCTTGAAGGTATTACCAAAGACAAGGAAAACACGGTACGGAACATAGTTACCCTCGCCTTCTCAAAAAAGGCTTCTTCAACTTTGAAGAGTGACGATTTTGATGAGACGATTAAATGCAGGGCTGAAGTCATCTATAAAGATTTTAATGCCTGCGACCATTTCAATATTATGGATTTTGTAAGCTCTTTACAGGTTCCCGCACTCATTATATGCGGGACAGACGACTCCCTGACACCGCCAAAATATTCCTATTATCTCAACAAGGAAATAAAAGGTTCAAGACTTGTCCTCATAGAGGATGCAGGCCATATGGTAATGATGGAAAAGTTAGAGAAAGTAAACAGGGCGATCGAGGAGTTCGTCAGAGGCCAATTAGATACACATGGCTAAAGCCGATGGCTTGAGGGTTCATGGATTCAAGAGGTCAAGGGTTCAAGAAAAACCTTTTTCTCTATAATTCTTGAACCCTCGGGTCCTTGGCCCCTGGGACCCCTTCCATTGCAAAAAAAATCTAACTAAAGTCTTCGTTCCCAAAGACAATAGGGCCTGTCTCCATTCTAGAGACAGGCCCTTTTTATTACCAGTTGGGGATAAAGAATAGGAAGCCGATAGACGTGATAATGAAGTAAAGGAAGAAGACCATGAGCAGGTAACCCATGATATCTCTGAAGTTCAATTTGGCCACAGCCAGCATGGCAATGGCCCAGAAGGGCTGGATCATATCCGTCATCATATCAGACCAGGCAAAGGTAACGACCGTTGTTCCCATCCCAATGCCTAATTCCTTGGCAGCAGGAACGATGTAGGGCGCTACGACTGCCCATTCTCCACCTCCAGATGGGATGAGGTAGTTTAGAAGTCCTCCATACCAGTACATGAAG includes these proteins:
- a CDS encoding alpha/beta hydrolase, producing MNIHVERYGQGEKIIFIHGSGWNTRMWYNQRDYLKSSMEVILVDLPGHGKSPGDGCDSVEEYKEAVYGVIRRLNTGRCYVAGHSLGGAITMSLALSYPDAIKGVVLIGTGAKLRVLPQILEGITKDKENTVRNIVTLAFSKKASSTLKSDDFDETIKCRAEVIYKDFNACDHFNIMDFVSSLQVPALIICGTDDSLTPPKYSYYLNKEIKGSRLVLIEDAGHMVMMEKLEKVNRAIEEFVRGQLDTHG